In the Nitrospirales bacterium LBB_01 genome, one interval contains:
- a CDS encoding HAMP domain-containing histidine kinase: MRIGSKLLCLLLANIVLYGIIGYVVVRGNTQAIQLLEKITFSYLYNDAAIDSLLSAIRDSRGSMRDLLIKKYNHSHKIDVSAAKKIINESAFKRESSMKLWLQGMSKIESFEQKTRIQHSHSKDAFAKIEETLQAYTLKEREFITLYHTSDAATLDELFSDFIYHISEEIYANVSKIGEDFRSEIDSDVKHVKNIQHGLIIFSINAVLIASVAAIISGIYLRKQILVPINTLKTQTYDIGKNRLNTIINVTSKDEIGELTESFNEMVRELKIHRENLDELLYQRTNDLISSNEKLRQSEKQLVQSEKMAALAQLVAGIAHEINTPVGVGVTAASHFDTITKKILNSYAEKAMTKSDLEEYFENARESTDLILKNLYRTADLVRSFKMVSADQTSQELRKFKLKPYIDDVLLSLKPKLKKTTHTINVHCDDKIELNSYPGAYAQIITNLIVNTLSHAYNEGVSGNIKMDVSTDDTNVTLEYSDDGRGISEENIRLIFEPFFTTNRKQGGTGLGLHVLYNIVTQSLKGTIVCQSNTGEGAKFIITAPKDVGGNTNG, from the coding sequence TTGAGAATAGGCTCAAAGCTATTGTGTCTCTTGCTCGCTAATATTGTTCTGTATGGCATAATTGGTTATGTTGTTGTCAGAGGAAATACGCAGGCAATACAGTTATTAGAAAAAATCACTTTCAGCTATCTTTATAACGATGCAGCAATTGACTCCTTACTGTCTGCAATCAGAGATTCAAGAGGCAGTATGAGAGATTTGCTGATAAAAAAGTATAATCACTCTCATAAAATAGATGTATCTGCTGCAAAAAAAATAATAAATGAATCTGCTTTTAAACGTGAAAGTTCTATGAAATTGTGGCTGCAGGGCATGAGTAAGATTGAATCTTTTGAACAAAAGACGAGGATACAACATTCTCACTCAAAGGACGCCTTTGCTAAAATAGAAGAAACACTACAAGCATACACGTTAAAAGAAAGAGAATTTATCACTCTTTACCACACATCTGACGCTGCTACACTTGATGAGCTTTTTTCAGACTTTATATATCACATTTCTGAAGAAATTTATGCTAATGTGTCCAAGATAGGAGAGGATTTCCGCTCTGAGATAGACTCTGATGTAAAGCATGTAAAGAACATTCAGCACGGCCTTATTATTTTTTCAATAAACGCTGTCTTAATAGCTTCTGTTGCTGCGATTATCTCAGGAATATATTTGAGAAAGCAGATATTAGTGCCAATAAACACACTTAAAACTCAAACTTATGATATAGGTAAAAACAGGTTAAACACTATAATTAATGTTACATCTAAAGATGAAATTGGAGAGCTTACTGAATCATTTAATGAAATGGTCAGAGAGCTTAAAATTCATCGCGAAAACTTAGATGAATTACTCTATCAACGCACGAATGATTTGATTTCTTCAAATGAAAAACTTAGACAAAGTGAAAAACAACTGGTTCAGTCCGAAAAAATGGCTGCTTTGGCCCAGCTTGTGGCTGGAATTGCCCACGAAATTAACACCCCTGTAGGCGTTGGCGTAACGGCTGCCTCACACTTTGACACTATTACGAAAAAAATACTAAATTCTTATGCAGAAAAAGCCATGACCAAATCCGATCTTGAGGAATATTTTGAAAATGCAAGGGAAAGTACCGACTTGATTTTAAAAAACCTCTACCGGACTGCCGACCTTGTACGAAGTTTCAAGATGGTTTCAGCCGACCAGACAAGCCAGGAGCTTAGAAAATTTAAACTGAAACCTTACATTGACGACGTATTGCTAAGCCTTAAACCTAAGCTAAAAAAGACTACACATACGATTAACGTCCACTGTGATGACAAAATTGAACTAAACAGCTATCCCGGCGCTTATGCTCAGATAATCACAAACCTCATAGTTAACACCTTGTCTCACGCATATAACGAGGGCGTCTCAGGCAATATTAAGATGGATGTATCCACTGACGATACCAACGTGACATTGGAATACTCAGACGATGGCAGGGGTATTTCAGAGGAAAATATAAGATTGATATTTGAGCCTTTTTTCACAACCAACAGAAAACAGGGCGGAACCGGCTTAGGTCTTCACGTGCTCTACAACATTGTAACACAGTCGCTGAAGGGCACCATCGTTTGCCAAAGCAACACAGGAGAAGGAGCAAAGTTTATTATTACTGCTCCAAAAGATGTAGGAGGAAATACTAATGGATGA
- a CDS encoding YchF/TatD family DNA exonuclease, translating into MIDTHCHLEMPPFEGVVGEIVRKAAEAGVTHLITIGSDVGSNERNKAIAESYKDVFFTVGIHPHEAKYLSTAVYENLQVLCKHKKCVAIGETGLDYYHNHSPKDVQKRAFIKQIELAKETSLPLIIHSRDASEDTLRILTDHKVTQGVFHCFTANVETAKEVMLMGLHVSFSGTVTFKNNPEVEKVVNTVSDNHLLVETDAPYLAPVPHRGKRNEPAYVVHTAKKIAQLRGILLEDVDRITTLNAQTLFRLNTPSDEDKIAYQIRNTLYLNMTNSCTNRCTFCLRNVNTTVKGHNLSLKADPSSQDLIETIGDSPAKYDEVVFCGYGEPLLKLENVITVAKYIKAHGGSVRINTNGLGNIIHNRNILPELTGLADKISISLNAQDTETYNRLCVPTVENAYAGVIEFIKEAKKHIPDVTVTVVDASGVDIARCKEIAHELGVNFRLRHLDVLG; encoded by the coding sequence ATGATAGATACCCACTGTCATCTTGAGATGCCACCCTTTGAAGGAGTTGTCGGGGAAATCGTAAGGAAAGCGGCAGAGGCTGGCGTAACTCACCTTATAACGATAGGCTCCGATGTAGGAAGTAACGAAAGAAACAAGGCTATCGCCGAAAGTTATAAAGATGTTTTTTTCACTGTAGGGATTCATCCCCACGAGGCTAAATATTTAAGCACAGCGGTTTATGAAAACCTGCAAGTTCTTTGCAAGCACAAAAAGTGTGTGGCAATCGGAGAGACTGGTCTTGATTATTACCACAATCACTCGCCGAAAGATGTGCAAAAGCGGGCATTTATCAAACAAATAGAACTGGCAAAGGAAACGAGTTTGCCTTTGATAATTCACAGCCGTGATGCCTCAGAGGATACGTTAAGGATACTTACCGACCACAAGGTGACACAGGGTGTGTTTCACTGTTTTACCGCAAATGTTGAGACGGCCAAAGAGGTTATGTTAATGGGACTTCATGTTTCCTTTTCCGGCACCGTAACTTTTAAAAACAACCCTGAAGTTGAAAAAGTCGTAAACACTGTTAGCGATAACCACCTTCTGGTTGAAACCGATGCCCCGTACCTTGCTCCTGTGCCTCACAGAGGAAAGAGAAATGAACCGGCTTATGTAGTTCATACCGCAAAGAAAATAGCGCAACTGCGAGGCATACTGCTTGAAGATGTTGACAGAATCACAACGCTTAACGCCCAAACTCTGTTTAGACTTAACACTCCCTCAGATGAGGACAAAATCGCCTATCAGATACGAAACACGCTCTATCTTAACATGACCAATTCTTGCACAAACCGGTGCACGTTTTGTCTAAGAAACGTCAATACTACTGTAAAGGGGCATAATCTTAGTCTTAAGGCTGACCCCTCTTCACAGGATTTGATTGAAACTATAGGGGACAGTCCGGCTAAGTACGACGAGGTGGTTTTCTGTGGATATGGAGAGCCGCTTCTTAAATTAGAGAATGTTATAACTGTAGCAAAATACATAAAAGCTCACGGCGGCAGTGTCAGGATAAACACAAACGGGCTTGGAAATATAATTCATAACCGCAACATATTACCGGAACTTACAGGGCTTGCCGATAAAATCTCCATAAGTCTAAATGCTCAGGACACTGAGACCTATAACAGACTATGTGTCCCGACTGTGGAAAATGCGTACGCCGGAGTTATTGAATTCATAAAAGAGGCAAAAAAACACATTCCTGATGTTACCGTAACAGTGGTTGATGCCTCAGGCGTTGACATTGCAAGATGCAAAGAGATTGCACATGAACTGGGCGTAAACTTCAGACTGCGACATCTTGACGTGCTTGGGTAG
- a CDS encoding DUF3369 domain-containing protein, which translates to MDESEQIVFADEKQPQSVKKQWKVMIVDDEEDIHKVTKLALGKLNFQNKKLNFLSAYSAEEAKKLIAENPDMSVILLDVVMESDDSGLQLVKYIRDELKNKFVRIILRTGQPGQAPEENVIIDYDINDYKTKEELTDKKLFTTLISSLRAYTDIRVIESNRKGLEKIIEAAASLSNVDSVKILVNGMLSQLISILRLERDSIFGQTVGFLSDKTNGDFLILSGTGAYETSAGKKVKEVIDPTVLKNLDIACQEQKSLFFDNHCIVFFQNNKYLNSFLYLEGFTAFDNHDKELIEHFCANVSNALEKALLQERIETVKSLAINSILKLTECICTNDCGHIHRTGKTAGLLAGALMAKGKLYGTDDPTFPQQLEIAATVYHDIGRLCNLEDDILNLNKLDEHKRRDISEYLFIVNEVIERALEINSNKYLYMAMDIIRHKFTRFDGTGYPENLSGEEIPLSARIAYVSDFYDCLIGEKVGAMDSKSALLSIKKLSGSVFDPDIVSCLEDVISGRDG; encoded by the coding sequence ATGGATGAGTCAGAGCAAATAGTTTTTGCAGATGAAAAACAACCGCAATCAGTAAAAAAGCAGTGGAAAGTAATGATTGTGGACGATGAGGAGGATATTCATAAGGTTACCAAGCTTGCCCTTGGAAAGTTAAACTTTCAGAATAAGAAATTAAATTTTCTAAGCGCTTATTCGGCAGAGGAGGCAAAGAAATTAATTGCTGAAAATCCTGATATGTCAGTAATTTTGCTGGATGTGGTTATGGAAAGTGATGATTCCGGCCTTCAATTGGTTAAATACATCAGAGACGAATTGAAAAACAAGTTTGTTAGAATAATCCTTCGCACAGGACAGCCCGGACAGGCCCCCGAGGAAAACGTCATTATAGATTACGATATTAACGACTATAAGACTAAAGAAGAGTTAACCGATAAAAAACTTTTTACAACATTGATATCATCTCTGCGTGCCTACACCGATATAAGAGTAATAGAGTCCAACCGTAAAGGGCTTGAGAAAATAATAGAGGCAGCGGCATCTCTGTCTAATGTTGATTCTGTTAAAATTCTTGTTAACGGAATGCTGTCTCAGTTAATATCCATCCTGAGACTTGAAAGAGACTCAATATTTGGGCAAACTGTGGGATTTCTTTCTGATAAAACCAACGGAGACTTTTTAATATTATCCGGTACCGGCGCTTATGAAACCTCTGCCGGTAAAAAAGTAAAAGAGGTCATTGATCCCACGGTGCTAAAAAACCTTGATATTGCATGTCAGGAGCAAAAGAGCCTCTTTTTTGATAACCACTGCATAGTGTTTTTCCAAAACAATAAGTACCTGAACAGTTTTTTATATCTTGAGGGATTTACAGCCTTTGACAACCACGACAAGGAACTCATTGAGCACTTCTGTGCCAATGTCTCAAATGCTTTAGAGAAAGCGCTGCTACAAGAAAGAATCGAAACAGTCAAATCACTTGCAATTAACAGCATACTTAAACTTACCGAGTGCATCTGTACAAACGACTGTGGTCATATTCACAGAACTGGAAAAACGGCAGGGCTGCTTGCCGGCGCTTTAATGGCTAAAGGCAAACTCTACGGCACAGACGACCCCACGTTCCCTCAGCAGCTTGAGATAGCCGCAACAGTTTATCACGATATAGGCCGATTGTGTAACCTTGAGGATGACATATTAAACTTAAACAAACTGGATGAGCACAAGAGACGTGATATTTCTGAGTACTTATTTATTGTAAATGAGGTAATTGAAAGAGCGCTTGAAATAAACAGCAATAAGTATCTCTATATGGCTATGGATATAATACGCCATAAATTTACCAGATTTGACGGCACCGGTTATCCAGAAAACTTAAGCGGAGAGGAAATCCCCCTGTCTGCCCGCATAGCGTATGTGTCGGATTTTTACGATTGTCTGATAGGTGAAAAGGTCGGCGCAATGGACAGTAAAAGTGCCTTACTATCAATAAAAAAACTCTCAGGCAGCGTGTTTGACCCTGATATTGTGTCATGCCTTGAGGATGTTATAAGTGGACGCGATGGTTGA
- a CDS encoding Uma2 family endonuclease: MAGTIETDLDLTEIINGEEIMGPSPFMRHQDIVFNLADIIRHHVKTNKLGKVYLSPLDVIFEEGVNRLQPDILFIRKENLSIAKDWIRGVPDMVCEVISSGSYEMDTAVKKAIYEKYRVPEYWIVMPEPQTIEILTIVGDKYKLHSFAAFDGFVTSKIIEGLQVDVNDIFE; the protein is encoded by the coding sequence ATGGCTGGAACAATAGAAACGGATTTAGACTTAACGGAAATCATCAACGGAGAGGAAATCATGGGGCCAAGTCCATTTATGAGGCATCAGGATATTGTTTTTAACTTAGCGGACATTATACGCCACCACGTAAAGACTAATAAATTAGGGAAAGTTTATTTATCACCCCTTGACGTAATCTTTGAAGAAGGGGTTAACAGGCTGCAGCCAGACATACTGTTTATCAGAAAAGAAAACCTGAGTATTGCTAAGGATTGGATAAGAGGCGTACCGGATATGGTTTGTGAGGTAATTTCTTCAGGCAGTTATGAGATGGATACGGCAGTAAAGAAGGCTATCTATGAGAAATACAGGGTGCCGGAGTACTGGATAGTCATGCCGGAGCCGCAAACTATTGAGATATTAACCATCGTAGGCGATAAGTATAAACTACATTCTTTTGCGGCATTTGATGGTTTTGTTACATCTAAAATCATTGAAGGACTTCAAGTTGATGTTAACGATATATTTGAGTAA
- a CDS encoding PAS domain S-box protein — translation MEDINKTLERFFFPVAAMCFFVGASFTFSYYVFSDTGSNLRFILYAIIFSSFSLPVFLALYVYHRKKILEMETFSKETNRVLEDNMELLSKVNALLEREIYERSEAEETLKESEETLKKITSSASDAIIMIDNSGCTTFWSTGAEKIFGYKSEEVMNKDIHKLIAHHDFFESYTKAFPEFAATGHGNAIGKTVELMAVKKDGTVFPVELSLSAVRIKGAWNAVGIVRDITTRKSNEDNLRKLSAAVEHTADSVIIANIDGCIEFVNRAYLSLKGIMEQDVIGKHIKDINEKPFTDEFFAKLRTSVIEGDVYRGVAENKDINGEHYYMEITVSPVRDPKGTVTHFISTGRDITYNYIAAEALIQSEEKFRSLVNNIPDVIWTCDVRGKVVFISKNVEELLGQTPLEFQKAVSIYDSGCIAPEDVGKLKAAYAELFENNKPFSVEVRAINKDGRQLWLMCRSMLSYEKGGRLYADGALTDITEIKLIQNELNKAKEEAEQANRAKSEFLSLMSHELRTPMNAILGFAQLLESDPYDPLTTYQLENTAEILKAGSHLLELIDNVLDLSKIESGRVKLSFESVNLQTLIEECISLTAPIGESRRVSITSDMESCTVVLVRADWMRLKQVMLNLISNGVKYSKEGGSVFIQCRRAAEMLEVSVSDYGIGISKENMKCLFQPFSNSARSSDANDGLGIGLVMTKKLISLMGGTMGVESEEGRGSRFYFTIPIATTFPDNEFNKELSCVCDDSIYTEGKGKFTILYIEDNPASVTLLGRIVSRYNNMRFISAMNGLTGVQLALEHKPDVILTDINLPDISGTDVLKRIRENVETSQIPVIALSGFVDDGASSTVNRNDFTGFLLKPFNFKELMGIIEGLLAKKVKEQ, via the coding sequence ATGGAAGATATTAATAAGACGTTAGAAAGATTTTTTTTCCCAGTTGCAGCAATGTGTTTTTTTGTTGGAGCGTCTTTTACGTTTTCTTACTATGTGTTCTCTGATACCGGCAGTAATCTGAGGTTTATTCTTTACGCAATCATATTTTCGTCCTTTTCTCTGCCTGTGTTTTTAGCCCTATATGTCTATCATAGAAAGAAAATATTAGAGATGGAGACATTTTCAAAAGAGACAAATAGGGTGCTTGAGGATAATATGGAGCTCCTGTCAAAAGTAAATGCCCTTCTTGAGCGCGAAATCTATGAAAGAAGTGAGGCCGAGGAGACTCTAAAGGAAAGTGAGGAGACTCTTAAAAAGATAACAAGCTCAGCCTCAGATGCTATCATCATGATAGATAATTCAGGATGTACGACTTTTTGGAGCACTGGAGCTGAAAAAATATTTGGATATAAATCAGAAGAAGTAATGAATAAAGATATTCACAAATTAATTGCTCATCATGACTTTTTTGAATCCTATACAAAGGCATTTCCTGAATTTGCCGCCACAGGGCATGGCAATGCCATAGGGAAAACAGTGGAACTCATGGCTGTGAAAAAAGACGGGACAGTCTTTCCCGTTGAGCTGTCTCTTTCTGCTGTCAGAATAAAAGGAGCGTGGAATGCTGTTGGTATAGTCAGAGATATAACCACAAGAAAAAGTAATGAAGATAATTTGAGAAAACTTTCGGCTGCAGTTGAGCACACTGCTGACAGTGTTATCATAGCCAACATAGACGGCTGCATTGAGTTTGTCAACAGGGCATATCTTTCGCTTAAGGGAATTATGGAACAGGACGTCATAGGGAAGCACATTAAAGACATCAATGAAAAACCGTTTACTGATGAGTTTTTTGCTAAATTACGGACATCTGTAATTGAGGGCGATGTTTATAGGGGGGTGGCTGAAAATAAAGACATAAACGGTGAGCATTACTATATGGAAATCACTGTGTCACCAGTAAGAGACCCTAAAGGCACTGTCACGCATTTTATATCTACAGGCAGAGACATCACATACAATTACATAGCGGCAGAGGCACTCATTCAGTCTGAGGAGAAATTCCGCTCTCTTGTAAACAATATTCCTGACGTTATCTGGACATGCGATGTCAGAGGTAAGGTGGTGTTTATAAGTAAAAACGTTGAGGAACTCTTAGGACAAACTCCGTTAGAGTTTCAAAAAGCTGTCAGCATTTATGACTCTGGCTGCATTGCTCCCGAAGATGTTGGCAAACTTAAAGCCGCCTATGCCGAACTGTTTGAAAATAACAAACCTTTCTCGGTTGAAGTCAGGGCTATTAATAAAGATGGACGGCAACTCTGGCTAATGTGCCGCTCCATGCTCTCTTATGAAAAAGGCGGCAGGTTATATGCTGACGGCGCACTTACGGACATAACAGAAATTAAACTCATTCAGAATGAACTTAATAAAGCAAAAGAAGAGGCTGAACAGGCTAACCGTGCGAAGTCGGAGTTTCTCTCTTTGATGAGCCATGAGCTGCGAACACCAATGAATGCGATATTGGGTTTTGCACAGCTTCTTGAATCTGATCCATATGACCCTCTTACCACTTACCAGTTGGAAAATACGGCGGAAATCCTGAAAGCCGGCAGTCATCTGCTTGAGTTGATTGATAATGTTTTAGACTTATCAAAAATAGAGTCGGGCAGAGTAAAGCTTTCATTTGAGTCTGTAAACTTGCAAACTCTGATTGAGGAATGTATATCTTTGACAGCGCCTATCGGAGAGAGCCGTCGTGTCTCTATAACATCGGACATGGAAAGCTGTACTGTGGTGTTGGTCAGAGCAGACTGGATGCGGTTGAAACAGGTGATGCTTAATTTAATTTCCAACGGTGTTAAGTACAGCAAAGAGGGCGGCAGCGTTTTTATACAATGCCGCAGAGCAGCAGAAATGTTAGAAGTTAGCGTGTCAGACTATGGTATTGGTATATCTAAGGAAAATATGAAGTGTTTATTTCAGCCTTTTAGCAACTCTGCCCGTAGCAGCGACGCCAATGATGGGTTAGGGATTGGGCTTGTTATGACAAAAAAACTTATTTCACTTATGGGTGGCACAATGGGGGTGGAAAGTGAGGAGGGTAGGGGAAGCAGATTTTATTTCACAATTCCGATAGCAACTACATTTCCTGACAATGAATTTAATAAGGAGTTGTCTTGTGTATGTGATGATAGTATTTACACAGAAGGAAAAGGCAAATTTACAATACTTTACATTGAGGATAATCCGGCAAGCGTAACACTGCTTGGGAGAATAGTATCACGTTATAATAACATGAGATTTATTTCTGCAATGAACGGTCTTACCGGGGTACAGCTTGCTTTAGAGCACAAACCAGACGTAATACTTACAGACATAAACCTTCCGGATATATCCGGTACGGATGTGTTAAAGAGAATCAGAGAAAATGTTGAGACATCGCAGATACCGGTTATAGCATTAAGCGGCTTCGTGGATGATGGGGCCTCATCTACTGTAAATAGAAATGACTTTACAGGATTTTTGCTTAAGCCATTTAATTTTAAAGAACTTATGGGTATAATAGAAGGACTTTTAGCAAAAAAAGTTAAGGAGCAATGA